In one window of Brachyhypopomus gauderio isolate BG-103 chromosome 16, BGAUD_0.2, whole genome shotgun sequence DNA:
- the fkrp gene encoding ribitol 5-phosphate transferase FKRP has product MRISFCQALLTGAIVLNLLILYYVSRAQQQMMEKRQGQGKGFKKASLTASGVVAAGGLAGGLAGANREISTRTPRLTVLLREFEDFENYVGDVARSFLRQRPEVPFLVVADSLPYPPLTLPENVRLLVLSPSPDQPPQAHRPEFHVQTEFVLLVPDGVELDHGRQLERLVRELEGEGGGAVRLVAAPVLSRTAVQCLHLHVNLKEWTAAYSLAPLGSSGSVCTALQGDAVFLIRTEDLFNLSLPLARPLMSALFIQTALRGWKVKLLEGTSFSASHRPLFSSAHNQWKSDSRLKEAASQLMRNFGLKRLVWPDGRDQWFGCSKETVRCFGTVHDATPEYLYLDRWTPPCCLRALRETTKYVIHILESSGVRYWLEGGSLLGAARHQDIIPWDYDVDLGIYLEDVPKCEYLKNLDSGSLVDANGYVWERAIEGDFYRIQYSEANHLHVDLWPFYPRNGVMTKDTWTEHKQDVEFPEHFLQPLVPMTFAGITAYGPNNHRSFLELKFGEGVIENPEYPNPAKKRLDRSLQ; this is encoded by the coding sequence ATGCGAATCAGTTTTTGCCAGGCTTTGCTAACGGGAGCCATTGTGCTGAACTTGCTGATTCTTTATTATGTGTCTCGGGCCCAGCAGCAGATGATGGAGAAGCGGCAGGGGCAGGGGAAGGGATTTAAGAAAGCGTCCCTGACCGCGTCCGGTGTGGTGGCTGCGGGTGGTCTGGCTGGGGGTCTGGCAGGGGCTAACCGTGAGATCAGCACACGGACTCCTCGTCTGACCGTCCTCCTGCGCGAGTTCGAAGACTTCGAGAACTACGTGGGCGATGTCGCGCGCTCGTTTTTACGGCAGAGGCCGGAGGTGCCGTTTCTGGTCGTGGCGGATTCGCTGCCTTACCCTCCGCTGACTCTGCCCGAGAACGTCCGTCTGCTGGTGCTGTCTCCCAGCCCCGATCAGCCTCCCCAAGCGCATCGCCCCGAATTCCACGTGCAGACCGAGTTTGTGCTGCTGGTTCCCGacggggtggagctggatcacGGCCGGCAGCTGGAGAGGCTTGTCCGGGAACTGGAGGGCGAGGGCGGTGGGGCCGTCCGACTGGTCGCAGCCCCGGTGCTGAGCCGTACGGCCGTCCAGTGTTTGCACCTGCACGTGAACCTGAAGGAGTGGACCGCCGCGTATTCCTTAGCGCCGCTGGGAAGCAGCGGCAGCGTGTGCACGGCCCTGCAAGGCGACGCCGTTTTCCTCATCCGCACCGAGGACCTGTTTAACCTGTCGCTCCCGTTAGCCCGCCCCCTCATGTCCGCGTTGTTCATCCAGACGGCGCTGCGCGGCTGGAAAGTGAAGCTGCTTGAGGGGACGTCGTTCTCGGCCAGCCACCGCCCCCTCTTCAGCTCCGCCCACAACCAGTGGAAGTCGGACAGCCGTCTGAAGGAGGCAGCCAGCCAGCTCATGCGAAACTTTGGCCTGAAGCGTCTGGTGTGGCCGGACGGAAGGGACCAGTGGTTTGGCTGTAGCAAGGAGACGGTGCGGTGCTTTGGCACGGTGCACGATGCCACGCCCGAGTACCTGTACCTGGACCGCTGGACTCCGCCCTGCTGCTTGCGTGCCCTGCGGGAGACGACAAAGTACGTTATCCACATCCTCGAGAGTTCGGGGGTGCGCTACTGGCTGGAAGGGGGTAGCCTTTTGGGGGCGGCCAGACATCAGGACATCATCCCTTGGGACTATGACGTTGATTTGGGTATCTACCTGGAGGACGTACCGAAATGTGAGTATCTGAAGAACTTGGACTCTGGGTCACTAGTGGATGCTAATGGTTATGTGTGGGAGCGAGCGATAGAGGGAGACTTCTACCGCATACAGTACAGTGAAGCCAACCACCTGCACGTGGACCTGTGGCCTTTCTACCCCCGCAACGGGGTCATGACTAAGGATACGTGGACCGAGCACAAACAGGACGTGGAGTTCCCCGAACACTTCCTCCAGCCTTTGGTGCCCATGACGTTCGCTGGCATCACAGCTTACGGACCCAACAATCACCGCTCGTTCCTGGAGCTCAAATTTGGGGAAGGGGTGATTGAGAACCCAGAGTATCCCAACCCTGCCAAGAAAAGGCTGGACAGGAGTCTGCAGTGA
- the slc1a5 gene encoding neutral amino acid transporter B(0) — MADEKLSMEERRKASNGGTHIDMSERNSVPETCSQKIKRIARANLLVILTVAAVIVGVLIGLGVRSAQLSDTQIIYFGFPGELLIRLLKMIIIPLVVCSLVSGAASIDPAALGKLGGWAMLFFLVTTLISSAVGVVMAFIIQPGSSEGVKPKLASADDSIPEAKEVIDSFLDLIRNIFPSNLVAATFQSYATGYKLISKNDTNGSMEKIPVATEVDGMNILGLIVFAMVFGVALRKLGEEGEILIKFFSSFNEATMVLVSWIMWYAPLGIMFLVAAKIVEMEDVGMLFASLGKYISCCVIGHAVHGLIILPLIYFAITRKNPYTFLFGLMTALATAFGTSSSSATLPLMMKCVEENNGVSKHISRFILPIGATVNMDGAACFQCVAAVFIAQLNNIPLNFIQVITILVTATASSVGAAGIPAGGVLTLAIILEAVGLPTNDISLILAVDWLVDRTCTVINVEGDAFGAGLLQHFTDRTNKKEGEELREVTLDKPEQSPLLKIHTGLDAIRSPANENESIM, encoded by the exons atggcagATGAGAAACTCTCCATGGAAGAAAGGCGAAAGGCTTCCAACGGCGGCACACATATTGACATGTCCGAGCGGAACAGTGTCCCGGAGACATGCTCGCAGAAGATCAAGAGGATCGCAAGGGCAAATCTGCTCGTGATATTGACCGTGGCCGCCGTGATCGTCGGCGTGTTGATCGGACTTGGTGTACGGAGTGCACAGCTGAGCGACACTCAGATCATCTACTTCGGGTTTCCCGGGGAGCTCCTGATCCGTCTGCTGAAGATGATCATAATTCCGCTGGTGGTGTGCAGCTTGGTGTCCGGAGCTGCCAGCATCGACCCTGCGGCTCTGGGGAAACTCGGCGGCTGGGCGATGCTGTTTTTCTTGGTGACCACGCTGATCTCCTCCGCTGTTGGGGTTGTGATGGCGTTCATCATCCAGCCCGGCTCGTCTGAAGGCGTCAAACCCAAACTCGCATCAGCTGATGACAGCATCCCTGAAGCAAAGGAGGTGATCGACTCCTTCTTGGACTTGATAAG AAACATCTTCCCCTCCAATCTGGTTGCTGCTACTTTCCAGTCG TATGCTACTGGTTATAAGCttataagtaagaatgacaccaacGGCAGCATGGAAAAG ATTCCAGTGGCAACAGAAGTGGATGGCATGAACATTCTGGGCCTGATAGTGTTTGCCATGGTGTTCGGTGTGGCGTTGAGGAAACTGGGAGAAGAAGGGGAGATTTTGATCAAGTTCTTCAGTTCCTTCAACGAGGCGACCATGGTGTTGGTGTCTTGGATCATGTG GTATGCTCCACTGGGTATCATGTTCCTGGTGGCGGCTAAGATTGTTGAGATGGAAGATGTAGGCATGCTGTTTGCCAGCTTGGGCAAGTACATTTCCTGCTGTGTGATAGGCCATGCGGTGCACGGCCTGATCATCCTGCCTCTCATTTACTTCGCAATCACTCGGAAGAACCCATACACCTTTCTCTTTGGTCTGATGACTGCGCTTGCCACTGCGTTTGGAACCTCCTCCAG TTCTGCAACGTTACCTCTGATGATGAAGTGCGTGGAGGAGAATAACGGCGTGTCGAAGCACATCAGTCGTTTCATCCTCCCCATCGGAGCCACGGTCAACATGGACGGTGCGGCCTGTTTCCAGTGTGTGGCTGCCGTGTTCATCGCCCAGCTCAACAACATCCCACTCAACTTCATACAAGTCATCACCATATT agtgacagctacggcGTCCAGTGTGGGAGCTGCAGGAATCCCGGCTGGAGGTGTACTAACTCTAGCTATTATCTTGGAGGCCGTCGGTCTGCCCACGAACGATATCTCTCTCATTCTGGCTGTGGACTGGCTCGT GGATCGCACCTGCACAGTCATTAACGTGGAGGGTGACGCGTTTGGGGCGGGGCTACTGCAACACTTCACAGACCGCACCAATAAaaaagagggggaggagctaaGGGAAGTGACACTGGACAAGCCTGAACAATCTCCTCTCCTTAAGATTCACACAGGACTGGACGCCATTCGGTCACCGGCCAATGAGAACGAGTCCATCATGTAA